GAGCTGACCGCCGACGTCTATCGGCGCGGCTACGGCTTCGGTTCGGTTGGGCTGCGCTATTTCAACGTGTTCGGCCCGCGCCAGGACCCCGAAGGCGCCTATGCCGCCGTCATCCCGCGCTGGGCCGCAGCGATGATCGCGGGCGAGGCGGTGGCGATCCACGGCGATGGCGAGACGAGCAGGGACTTCTGCTATGTCGCCAATGCGGTGCAGGCCAATCTGCGCGCGGCCCTGTTCGCGCCAGCGGGCGAGACCATCCTGCTAAACATCGCGGTCGGCGAGCGCACCAGTCTGACCGAACTGTTCGGGCTTCTGCGCGACGGGCTCGCGCGTGAGGGCGTGGCTTATGGGCTGGCCCCGGATCATGGGGATTTCCGGGCCGGCGACGTTCGCCATTCTCTGGCAGATATCGGCGCGGCCGAACGGACGATAGGCTATCGGCCGAGCCACCGCATCGAGGAGGGGCTGGCCGAGGCATTGCCTTGGTATCGGCAAGTCGCCAAGGTGGCGGGGCGATAGCTTGGGGGAGTAAGCGTGGGTAGGGGAGTGAGCCGGGTTGCCGTGATCGGTCTGGGCTATGTCGGGTTGCCGCTCGCGGCCGCGCTGGCCAGGCATTTCCCCACGGTCGGCATCGATATCGACAAGGGCCGGGTCGACGAGCTGCGGAACGGCCACGACCGCACCAACGAGCTGGACGGCGCGGCGCTGGCGGCATCGCCGCTGGAATATGCGACCGATATCGAAGCGGGCGCGGAGGCCGACGTCATCATCGTCACCGTGCCCACTCCGGTCGATCATGCCAACCAGCCCGATCTCGGCCCAGTGATGTCGGCGACCCGCAGTGTCGCCAGGATATTGAAGCCCGGCAGGGGCACGATCATCGTCTATGAGAGCACCGTCTATCCCGGCGTGACCGAGGATTTGTGCGGGCCCGAGCTGGAGAAGCTGTCGGGCCTGAAGCGCGGCACCGACTTCTTCCTCGGCTACAGCCCGGAACGCATCAATCCCGGCGACCGCGAGCATACCGTCGACCGCATTACCAAGGTGGTGGCTGGCGAAAATCCCGACGTGCTCGATACGCTCTGCCAGGTCTATGGTGCGGTAACGACGGGGGGCACTTTCCGCGCCGCATCGATCAAGGTCGCCGAGGCGGCCAAGGTGATCGAGAATGCCCAGCGCGACATCAACATCGCCTTCGTCAACGAAATCACGCAGATCTTCGGCAAGGTCGGCATATCGGTGTGGGACGTGCTTGCCGCCGCCGGGACCAAGTGGAACTTCCTGAAGTTCGTGCCGGGGCTCGTCGGCGGGCACTGCATCGGCGTCGACCCCTATTATCTCAGCCATCTCGCCCAGCAGCTCGGCCATTATCCGCGCGTCATCCTGGCCGGCCGCGGTATCAACGACGGGATGGGAGGCTGGGTCGCCGACCAGATTCACGAGCGTATCCCGAGCGGCTCGCGTATCCTGGTCCTTGGGCTCACCTTCAAGGAGAATGTGCCCGACCTGCGCAATTCGCGGGTGATAGACGTGGTCCGCCGGCTCGAATGGCTGCGCCATGAGGTGGTGATCCACGATCCGCTCGCCGATCCCGCCGAGGCGCGCCACGAATATGGGGTCGATCTGGCGGGCGACGCGCTCCAGCAGCGGTTCGATGTCGTCATCGGCGCGGTTTCCCATGCCGATTATGCGGGGATGTCCGCCGACCGGCTTGCCGCGCTGGTGGG
The sequence above is drawn from the Rhizorhabdus dicambivorans genome and encodes:
- a CDS encoding NAD-dependent epimerase/dehydratase family protein codes for the protein MTMDLDHALASRSAQWLVTGAAGFIGSHLVEALLRAGQKVRGLDNFATGHRSNLEDVRIRVGAPAWANFAFMEADIRDRAACAAAVRGVDHVLHQAALGSVPRSLADPLTTHDVNATGFANVIDAARLAGVASFAYASSSSVYGDEPNLPKVEDRLGRVLSPYALTKLHNELTADVYRRGYGFGSVGLRYFNVFGPRQDPEGAYAAVIPRWAAAMIAGEAVAIHGDGETSRDFCYVANAVQANLRAALFAPAGETILLNIAVGERTSLTELFGLLRDGLAREGVAYGLAPDHGDFRAGDVRHSLADIGAAERTIGYRPSHRIEEGLAEALPWYRQVAKVAGR
- a CDS encoding nucleotide sugar dehydrogenase, with the translated sequence MSRVAVIGLGYVGLPLAAALARHFPTVGIDIDKGRVDELRNGHDRTNELDGAALAASPLEYATDIEAGAEADVIIVTVPTPVDHANQPDLGPVMSATRSVARILKPGRGTIIVYESTVYPGVTEDLCGPELEKLSGLKRGTDFFLGYSPERINPGDREHTVDRITKVVAGENPDVLDTLCQVYGAVTTGGTFRAASIKVAEAAKVIENAQRDINIAFVNEITQIFGKVGISVWDVLAAAGTKWNFLKFVPGLVGGHCIGVDPYYLSHLAQQLGHYPRVILAGRGINDGMGGWVADQIHERIPSGSRILVLGLTFKENVPDLRNSRVIDVVRRLEWLRHEVVIHDPLADPAEARHEYGVDLAGDALQQRFDVVIGAVSHADYAGMSADRLAALVGEGGMVADLKGMWGGLDLPAGVKRWSL